GCTCTTTAGCTAATACCTTTCCCAAAATTGACAAGCCAAGTTTAAATAAAAGGAAATTTATTGATGATGAAATAGATGATACCCCTATTGTGaagaaaaacaaagtaaaatatgCAGAAAAGTCCAATAATTTATCATCAAACTTTGCCaatgatgattataataaaaaagaaaattttacaacaataCCATTTAATCATGAAGacgataataaaaaagaaagcaCATTTCAAAATGATGAAAAGAAACAAAACTCTGACAAGAAGAGATTGGAGTCAATGAAAAGAAAGAGACAGGAATTTAGcgagaagaaaaatattattaaatctggCTTAATAAGTATTGtgagtattaaaatatacaatttgcttagcttaatttaaatagtcAATATACAAACACATGAGCTTTGACATGTTCCTGTGCAAACAACTCTAAATAACTCTACTTTAACACTATATTCATggccattaaaataaaatattttaaagatagatCAATAAAATTGAcagtttatcttattaaaatttaaaacaaaaaaaatgcatcTGCAATATACTTACCTACAATTACTTTTATACAAtatgttgtttaaatataaatgatactaGTCATACTTGATTTGTTGCGCATTTTAGAAACAGTATTGACAAAAGGATCATTTATTTTCAGGATAAAAAACCAAATAAGAAGGTGATATTTTCTGACACAGAGGAAGATAATTCAGCTAAAAACAGTTTACCAAATAGTGGAAATGTCAAACAAACTCATAATGGAAAGGCAAGTTTATTTGAAGATGAAGTCAGTGATGATGAAAtcaatttcgaaataaaaaagcaGTTTGAGGGTGTAAAAGGACAAAAGGTAAGTTGGTAAATGATAtactttgcaataaaataaaatttatatttgaaatttattatattacattacacttTTTTAGGTTTTAGATTTACAATCAAGATATAAATCTGATAAACGTTTCGTCTTGGACGAAAGGTTTGTTGAAGACGATTCGGCAAGTGAAAAGGAAGACAATGGAGAACAACGAGATGAAATTGAGATTGGGCAAGCTGATGAAAAGTCTAAACAACTAAATATTTTGCAAGATGTACTTGGAGTTACTATTAAATCTAGATATGAAAATCAATAtgatacaacaaataaaataaagtaagttttgcaacaaaaacttgcTTTAatcttactatttaaataaattatgtaaatatcttattctttcatattttgtgttttagaaCAAAACTAGGGATGCTTAGATTTGATCCAATGCAACCAGAGCATGCGAAATATTTAGCACCAGTGGAAACAAAACAAGAATCAACTAAAAAATCTAAGAAGAAAAAGTCTAAGGATATGGAATCTAAAGAAGAGGAAATAGCACAACCGGAACCCGTTGTGGAAAAAGTTGAAGTTTCAAaggaacaattttataaaataagcgaCACACTAAAAGAAGCTATTACTCAGCCAAATTCATTTAGTTTAAGGAGTTTGTTTACAAAGGATGATATTGCTCAGGAAGGTTGGTAgatttaaacaaagaaaaaagcCATATCTAatgctatattttaatttgcatgttaaataatgatcaattgtatattctgatatttgaaattataattaaatacaactaTTATCATTTAATACTCATGACTGTTTTAtggaaatgtaattataattgaatgtattttatgtttcattCAGAAACTCCAGAAGaagatcaaaattatatttcccTTCCAAGTAAAAAGTTATCAAAGGTCAAAAATCCATTGGAACCTGGTGAAAAAAATCCATTTGTTTATGATTCTTCGGAGTCAGAAAATGAAGAAGACACTAATCAAAATTCTGATAAAGTTGTGGAGGAGAAAATTGAAACTAAAATGGTCTGGAGagaaaagtttttcttttcatCAGATGATAACAGATTGAAAGGTAAtgctaaatattcatttataatttaaatgtttagtgGTAAATTAAGAGATATAtgcaattaacatttattttttctttaagatgGATTATTATTCTTCTGTAAGACTAATGAAAACACTGTACAGAAAGAGAGGAGAGAATTAAAATCACTTATGAAAAagagaatttataataaagagaGAAAGAATACTATGTTCCAGAAAAAAATTGGTGGAAGAAAGAAAACtatgaaaaaaaagtttaagaaaggttgatattaaaatgaataaacatGTCACatctatacttttatttttaaatctaacacTTTTATAAACCAGAATAATTATCTCCTCTTCCAAGTAGGCTTTTTCCTTGCACCAGGTTGTCCAGGCTTCTTTCGTTCCCGACGTCTATGATCTCTTGTTAATAAGCCAGCTAACTGCATAGCTTCAAGCATGTCCTTATCGACAAAACTCCGTAATCCCCAAGCTATTCCCCATCGTATGGCTCCTGATTGTCCTGATGGCCCTCCACCTTCTATGTTACACACTATGTCTACTTTATCTTGCATTCCAGTAAAAATTAACGGAAAAATGACTTGTTCCCTTGATTGTGTATCTTCAAAATATGTCAAATCTTGCCCATTAATAGTAATCTTTCCAGTACCTGGGGATTTAATAGTGACATCACCCCTGGCTTTTTTACGCAAACATTCATATGTTGTTACAAATGCATTTCCATTTTCATCATAACTTGGTTTAGGGATTTCTAGAGCAAATCTTTGAGTTGCCAGGGGTTTTCTAAACTTCTCAATAAAATCTTTGTATATATGAGAGTGAGGCAAGGACACAAGTCTGTCCATggctaatttaaaattgtcataTTCTAAATCAGTTACAGTTTCAACTAACAATTGTTCAAGTTGGTCCTTGGTTAGCCAA
The window above is part of the Vanessa tameamea isolate UH-Manoa-2023 chromosome 18, ilVanTame1 primary haplotype, whole genome shotgun sequence genome. Proteins encoded here:
- the LOC113399222 gene encoding probable RNA-binding protein CG14230, with translation MAFTTRLFVGNIPDNFNEKALRDAFSSYGDITNFDLKSKPGIDSDKKTFAFVTISASNFNVESCIKHFSNEEFQGNRLHVTRARESFLERLQREREQSQRNDNKQIENAPVSSLANTFPKIDKPSLNKRKFIDDEIDDTPIVKKNKVKYAEKSNNLSSNFANDDYNKKENFTTIPFNHEDDNKKESTFQNDEKKQNSDKKRLESMKRKRQEFSEKKNIIKSGLISIDKKPNKKVIFSDTEEDNSAKNSLPNSGNVKQTHNGKASLFEDEVSDDEINFEIKKQFEGVKGQKVLDLQSRYKSDKRFVLDERFVEDDSASEKEDNGEQRDEIEIGQADEKSKQLNILQDVLGVTIKSRYENQYDTTNKIKTKLGMLRFDPMQPEHAKYLAPVETKQESTKKSKKKKSKDMESKEEEIAQPEPVVEKVEVSKEQFYKISDTLKEAITQPNSFSLRSLFTKDDIAQEETPEEDQNYISLPSKKLSKVKNPLEPGEKNPFVYDSSESENEEDTNQNSDKVVEEKIETKMVWREKFFFSSDDNRLKDGLLFFCKTNENTVQKERRELKSLMKKRIYNKERKNTMFQKKIGGRKKTMKKKFKKG